Proteins found in one Brachypodium distachyon strain Bd21 chromosome 5, Brachypodium_distachyon_v3.0, whole genome shotgun sequence genomic segment:
- the LOC100822289 gene encoding DNA topoisomerase 1 alpha isoform X1 produces MAPTVCLSDGDDEDGPISFKRSRTTPSKQHQGSSANASNPRPLGSGGDQPNGKLMKRPRSVEDGGDSDGTDSDDKKPLPKLKRIDREAGAKEERVDDHNEPAVTAQTIESANLASDNTVLLRTASVKSEQEDDSEDEKPLAMRTTRLTSNASSTSRNSIKRRPGDSNTGTSSPLKKAKHSAIEREPKAADAHDNKIPLAPRLTSVKPSKTKPPAKNATKNKKKSPSSFTKDSQKGVEMKAKKTVRNSRLSKAMKVRQGSGSGKKWSTLEHNGVMFPPPYMPHGVKMLYNGQPVDLTPEQEEVATMFAVMRDTEYASKETFINNFFTDWRKILGKTHIIKKFELCDFTTIYEWHLREKENKKQMTTEEKKALRDEKGKREEKYLWAIVDGVKEKVGNFRVEPPGLFRGRGEHPKMGRLKRRIRPNDITINIGKGTPVPVCPIPGESWKEVKHDNTVTWLAFWNDPINQKDFKYVFLAASSSLKGQSDKEKYEKARKLKDHIDNIRVNYTKDFRSKDQVKKQIAVATYLVDKLALRAGNEKDEDEADTVGCCTLKVENVTCLPPNKLQFDFLGKDSIRYLNTVEVELPVYEAVKEFCAGKNKGDNVFAEIDTIKLNAHLKELMPGLTAKVFRTYNASVTLDAMLNKETEDGTLLQKISIYKRANKEVAIICNHQRAVSKSHDSQMAKLNEKIDELKVQRDGLKAELEKAKKGKRPGDDKDGSRKKKLTPEMLENKISGIEAKIEGMVITKNNTEESKTVALGTSKINYLDPRITVAWCKTHEIPINKIFSKTILEKFGWAMDVGPGFRF; encoded by the exons ATGGCGCCTACGGTCTGTCTGTCTGACGGTGATGATGAAGACGGTCCAATTTCCTTCAAGAGGTCACGCACCACCCCCTCTAAGCAGCACCAAGGCTCATCAGCAAATGCGTCAAATCCTCGGCCTCTGGGCTCTGGTGGTGATCAGCCAAACGGTAAATTGATGAAAAGACCTCGTTCCGTGGAAGATGGTGGCGACTCCGATGGTACCGATTCGGATGATAAGAAACCACTCCCCAAACTGAAGAGAATCGATAGAGAAGCAGGTGCCAAGGAAGAAAGAGTTGATGATCATAACGAGCCTGCAGTGACCGCTCAGACGATCGAATCTGCAAACTTGGCTTCTGACAATACCGTTTTGCTCAGGACTGCATCAGTTAAATCCGAGCAAGAAGACGATTCGGAAGATGAGAAGCCACTGGCCATGAGGACGACGCGGTTGACCAGTAATGCGAGCAGTACTTCCAGAAATTCAATCAAAAGGCGGCCAGGTGATAGCAACACTGGAACAAGTTCACCCCTTAAGAAGGCAAAGCATTCTGCCATAGAAAGAGAACCCAAGGCTGCTGATGCCCATGACAACAAAATACCTCTCGCACCACGACTGACATCAGTCAAGCCTTCGAAGACAAAGCCCCCCGCAAAGAATgccacgaagaacaagaagaagagtcCTTCGTCTTTTACCAAGGATAGCCAGAAAGGAGTGGAAATGAAAGCGAAGAAAACAGTGAGAAATTCCCGGCTCTCAAAGGCGATGAAGGTCCGTCAAGGTTCCGGCAGTGGAAAGAAATGGTCCACTTTGGAGCACAATGGCGTTATGTTCCCCCCTCCGTACATGCCTCATGGTGTCAAAATGCTTTACAATGGGCAACCTGTTGATCTGACTCCAGAACAGGAGGAG GTTGCAACCATGTTTGCTGTGATGCGAGACACAGAGTATGCATCCAAGGAAACATTTATCAACAACTTTTTCACCGACTGGAGAAAAATTCTTGGTAAAACCCATATCATCAAAAAGTTCGAGCTTTGTGATTTCACAACGATTTATGAATGGCACCTGCGAGAGAAGGAGAATAAAAAACAGATGACAACAGAG GAGAAGAAAGCGTTGAGGGATGAGAAAGGGAAGCGAGAGGAGAAGTATCTGTGGGCTATCGTAGATGGTGTTAAAGAGAAG GTTGGCAATTTCAGAGTAGAACCACCTGGCTTATTCAGGGGACGTGGAGAGCATCCAAAG ATGGGAAGACTGAAGCGACGCATCCGACCAAATGATATTACAATAAACATTGGAAAAGGGACTCCAGTCCCTGTGTGTCCTATACCTGGAGAAAG CTGGAAGGAAGTTAAACATGACAATACTGTCACATGGTTGGCATTTTGGAATGATCCAATAAACCAGAAAGACTTCAAGTATGTTTTCCTGGCAGCAAGCAGCTCACTAAAGGGACAAAGTGACAAGGAGAAATATGAAAAGGCTCGAAAATTGAAG GATCACATAGACAATATTCGCGTAAATTACACGAAGGATTTCAGGAGCAAAGATCAAGTGAAGAAACAAATTGCAGTGGCAACATACCTTGTAGATAAACTAGCCCTTAGGGCGGGCAATGAAAAG GATGAAGATGAGGCTGATACTGTTGGTTGTTGTACACTCAAGGTTGAAAATGTTACTTGTCTGCCTCCAAACAAGCTGCAG TTTGACTTCCTTGGTAAAGATTCTATAAGATACTTGAACACTGTAGAGGTTGAACTACCTGTATATGAGGCGGTTAAGGAATTCTGTGCTG GAAAAAATAAGGGAGATAATGTCTTTGCTGAGATTGATACAATTAAGCTAAATGCTCATCTGAAGGAATTAATGCCAGGCCTTACCGCAAAAGTGTTCCGTACATACAATGCTTCCGTCACTTTAGACGCCATG TTGAACAAAGAAACAGAAGATGGAACCCTTCTTCAAAAAATTAGTATCTATAAACGCGCAAACAAAGAG GTTGCTATAATCTGTAACCATCAGCGTGCGGTCTCAAAATCACATGATTCCCAGATGGCTAAGTTGAATGAAAAGATCGACGAATTAAAG GTTCAGAGGGATGGGCTGAAAGCAGAGTTAGAGAAAGCGAAGAAAGGAAAGCGTCCAGGCGATGATAAAGATGGGAGccgaaagaaaaaattaacCCCTGAAAT GTTGGAGAATAAGATCTCTGGGATTGAAGCCAAAATAGAGGGAATGGTTATCACTAAGAATAACACAGAGGAATCCAAGACAGTGGCACTAGGAACATCAAAGATCAACTACCTCGATCCTAGAATTACCGTGGCGTGGTGCAAAACCCATGAGATCCCTATTAACAAG ATTTTCAGCAAGACGATTCTCGAGAAATTTGGATGGGCGATGGATGTCGGCCCGGGTTTCAGATTCTAA
- the LOC100822289 gene encoding DNA topoisomerase 1 beta isoform X2, with product MRTTRLTSNASSTSRNSIKRRPGDSNTGTSSPLKKAKHSAIEREPKAADAHDNKIPLAPRLTSVKPSKTKPPAKNATKNKKKSPSSFTKDSQKGVEMKAKKTVRNSRLSKAMKVRQGSGSGKKWSTLEHNGVMFPPPYMPHGVKMLYNGQPVDLTPEQEEVATMFAVMRDTEYASKETFINNFFTDWRKILGKTHIIKKFELCDFTTIYEWHLREKENKKQMTTEEKKALRDEKGKREEKYLWAIVDGVKEKVGNFRVEPPGLFRGRGEHPKMGRLKRRIRPNDITINIGKGTPVPVCPIPGESWKEVKHDNTVTWLAFWNDPINQKDFKYVFLAASSSLKGQSDKEKYEKARKLKDHIDNIRVNYTKDFRSKDQVKKQIAVATYLVDKLALRAGNEKDEDEADTVGCCTLKVENVTCLPPNKLQFDFLGKDSIRYLNTVEVELPVYEAVKEFCAGKNKGDNVFAEIDTIKLNAHLKELMPGLTAKVFRTYNASVTLDAMLNKETEDGTLLQKISIYKRANKEVAIICNHQRAVSKSHDSQMAKLNEKIDELKVQRDGLKAELEKAKKGKRPGDDKDGSRKKKLTPEMLENKISGIEAKIEGMVITKNNTEESKTVALGTSKINYLDPRITVAWCKTHEIPINKIFSKTILEKFGWAMDVGPGFRF from the exons ATGAGGACGACGCGGTTGACCAGTAATGCGAGCAGTACTTCCAGAAATTCAATCAAAAGGCGGCCAGGTGATAGCAACACTGGAACAAGTTCACCCCTTAAGAAGGCAAAGCATTCTGCCATAGAAAGAGAACCCAAGGCTGCTGATGCCCATGACAACAAAATACCTCTCGCACCACGACTGACATCAGTCAAGCCTTCGAAGACAAAGCCCCCCGCAAAGAATgccacgaagaacaagaagaagagtcCTTCGTCTTTTACCAAGGATAGCCAGAAAGGAGTGGAAATGAAAGCGAAGAAAACAGTGAGAAATTCCCGGCTCTCAAAGGCGATGAAGGTCCGTCAAGGTTCCGGCAGTGGAAAGAAATGGTCCACTTTGGAGCACAATGGCGTTATGTTCCCCCCTCCGTACATGCCTCATGGTGTCAAAATGCTTTACAATGGGCAACCTGTTGATCTGACTCCAGAACAGGAGGAG GTTGCAACCATGTTTGCTGTGATGCGAGACACAGAGTATGCATCCAAGGAAACATTTATCAACAACTTTTTCACCGACTGGAGAAAAATTCTTGGTAAAACCCATATCATCAAAAAGTTCGAGCTTTGTGATTTCACAACGATTTATGAATGGCACCTGCGAGAGAAGGAGAATAAAAAACAGATGACAACAGAG GAGAAGAAAGCGTTGAGGGATGAGAAAGGGAAGCGAGAGGAGAAGTATCTGTGGGCTATCGTAGATGGTGTTAAAGAGAAG GTTGGCAATTTCAGAGTAGAACCACCTGGCTTATTCAGGGGACGTGGAGAGCATCCAAAG ATGGGAAGACTGAAGCGACGCATCCGACCAAATGATATTACAATAAACATTGGAAAAGGGACTCCAGTCCCTGTGTGTCCTATACCTGGAGAAAG CTGGAAGGAAGTTAAACATGACAATACTGTCACATGGTTGGCATTTTGGAATGATCCAATAAACCAGAAAGACTTCAAGTATGTTTTCCTGGCAGCAAGCAGCTCACTAAAGGGACAAAGTGACAAGGAGAAATATGAAAAGGCTCGAAAATTGAAG GATCACATAGACAATATTCGCGTAAATTACACGAAGGATTTCAGGAGCAAAGATCAAGTGAAGAAACAAATTGCAGTGGCAACATACCTTGTAGATAAACTAGCCCTTAGGGCGGGCAATGAAAAG GATGAAGATGAGGCTGATACTGTTGGTTGTTGTACACTCAAGGTTGAAAATGTTACTTGTCTGCCTCCAAACAAGCTGCAG TTTGACTTCCTTGGTAAAGATTCTATAAGATACTTGAACACTGTAGAGGTTGAACTACCTGTATATGAGGCGGTTAAGGAATTCTGTGCTG GAAAAAATAAGGGAGATAATGTCTTTGCTGAGATTGATACAATTAAGCTAAATGCTCATCTGAAGGAATTAATGCCAGGCCTTACCGCAAAAGTGTTCCGTACATACAATGCTTCCGTCACTTTAGACGCCATG TTGAACAAAGAAACAGAAGATGGAACCCTTCTTCAAAAAATTAGTATCTATAAACGCGCAAACAAAGAG GTTGCTATAATCTGTAACCATCAGCGTGCGGTCTCAAAATCACATGATTCCCAGATGGCTAAGTTGAATGAAAAGATCGACGAATTAAAG GTTCAGAGGGATGGGCTGAAAGCAGAGTTAGAGAAAGCGAAGAAAGGAAAGCGTCCAGGCGATGATAAAGATGGGAGccgaaagaaaaaattaacCCCTGAAAT GTTGGAGAATAAGATCTCTGGGATTGAAGCCAAAATAGAGGGAATGGTTATCACTAAGAATAACACAGAGGAATCCAAGACAGTGGCACTAGGAACATCAAAGATCAACTACCTCGATCCTAGAATTACCGTGGCGTGGTGCAAAACCCATGAGATCCCTATTAACAAG ATTTTCAGCAAGACGATTCTCGAGAAATTTGGATGGGCGATGGATGTCGGCCCGGGTTTCAGATTCTAA